The Geoalkalibacter subterraneus genome contains the following window.
GCGATGGTTCGTCCGCGCAAGCTTGTCGCGAGTTCACTGCTGAGCAGTTTAGCCGATGAGCCGGTGATGAAAATCTGGCTTTTTTCTGTGTCGTGCATGCGCCGGATAAATTTTTCCCAGCTTTGGATGTTTTGTATTTCATCAAAAAACCAATAGGTCTTCTCCTGCCGTTGATCTGGGTAAAGTTCGTAATAGGCTTCGAGAATAAAGACCAGATCGTCAATGCCCAGGCTGTCAAGTCGGTCATCCTCAAAGTTGAGGTAAACAATCCGGCGGGAGTCAATGGTGTTTCTGAGCTGTGTGATGGCATGCTGAAGCACAGAGGTTTTCCCGGCACGGCGTACGCCGATGAGGGAGATGATTTTATGACTGTCCAGGGGGAATTCGAGATCGCGAGGCACACGTTCTGGAAGGGTGCGTTCCTGAAAGTCGACAATGAGGCGTTTGAGGGTTTTTTTCAATTCGTCCTCCTTGAGGGCGGCATATATGTTTCATTATTGCCTTTTTGAAAAGGCAAAAACAAGAGAAATCGAAATGAAGCGAGGATTTTAAATACGGGACGCAGATCAGATCGGAGAACGGCGGGATCCAAGCAGATAGAGAGAACATCGGATTCCCCTGTTGTCAAGCCTGACCCCTCGTTCGTGACCTGTCTTTTTGTCAGCCCCGGATAAATTTACAGAAACGATGATGCACTAACCAATAAAAATCACAAATAATGACTCATATATAAGTCATAGATACATAATATGCTTTTTTTATGAGTCACTCTTCTTGACAGGCCCATCCTCTTTCAGCATAGTCTTACAAAACAGGTGCATAACTGAACGACTACCACCAGAAACCCGGGTTGAGAAAAACGATGACTCAGGTACGTGCTTTTTCGAAATACACCATGGAAGCTGTCAAGCTGCTCGGAAAACAGATCCAGCTTAGTCGCAAGCAACGTCGCTGGTCGGAAGCTGAGCTTGCTGAGCGAGCCGGGATTGCGAGGGCAACCCTGCAGCGGATTGAAAAAGGAGACATGGCCTGCAAGATCGGGCTGGTCTTTGAAGTCGCGACACTTGTCGGAATCAAACTTTTTGATGCGGACAGCGAAACACTAAGAGGGCGAATCCATGAAACCGACGAGCGGATCGCTCTGCTTCCCAAGCATATTCACCCCAGAAGAAAACCGGTCGATGATGAGTTCTAAACCAGAAAAGCACATAGAAGCTTACGTCTGGATCTGGTTGCCGGGCGAGGTCGACCCGGTCGTCGCCGGAAAACTGACGGCAGAAGGGGATACGCTGGTTTTCAACTACGGCAAAAGTTATCTCGAACGAGGCAACGCCATCTCCATCTATGACCGTGAACTTCCTTTACGATCAGGGGTGCTTCCCCTGCCAAAAGGCCTGACCATCCCCGGCTGCATCCGTGATAGCGCCCCGGATGCCTGGGGGCGACGCGTTTTACTGAACAGACTGCTTGGACGCAAAGGGGGCAATGCCGATGTCTCTCAACTCGATGAACTGACCTACCTTCTCGAATCCGGCTCCGACCGTATCGGCGCACTCGATTTCCAGCTCTCACCAGTCGAATATGTGCCACGCTCCCCGGTCAACGCCCCTCTTGAGGAGTTGCTTCGATCTGCTGAACGTGTTGAGAAAGGCGTCCCCCTGAATCCAGACATTGACGAAGCTTTGCACCATGGCAGCTCGATCGGAGGGGCCCGCCCCAAGGCGCTTATCGAACATCAGTACAAAAAATACATTGCAAAATTTTCTTCGACCACAGACCTGTACAGTGTCGTCAAAGCTGAATTTATCGCCATGCGTCTCGCAAAACTGAGCGGGCTCAATGTTGCTGAGGTGGTTCTGACCTCAGCTCTGGGCAAGGACATCTTACTGATTGAGCGCTTTGACCGTATCTGGTGTGATAAGGGCTGGCAACGCCGGGTCATGCTTTCAGCGCTGACATTACTTAGTCTGGACGAAATGATGGCCCGCTACGCCAGTTACCAGGATCTTGCAGAGATTATCCGGCATAAATTCAGCGAACCTCAGCCCACACTGAAGGAGCTATTTTCCCGCATCGTCTTCAACATCCTCGTCGGAAACACCGACGACCATGCCCGGAATCATGCGGCATTCTGGGATGGTGAAATTCTCTCCATCACTCCCGCTTATGATGTCTGTCCGCAAGGACGCAGCGGAAACGAGGCGACTCAGGCCATGTTGATCAGGGGCGACAATCGAATGAGCCGCATCTCCTCATGTTTCGAAGCCGCGCATCAGTTTTTTTTGTCCCCAAGTGAAGCAAGAGCCATTGTCAGCCATCAACTCACAATGATTGGTGATTGCTGGGATGAGGTCTGCAGTCAGGCAGAACTGAGCGAGACCGATCGCAGATTGTTATGGGGAAGGCAGTTTCTCAACCCCTTCGCGTTCAGTGATCTGACTGGCGACAATGCTGCTCTCAGGTCGCTTGCGGACGAAATTTTCAAGAAAAACACACTCTGAGGCATAATCTTTAAAAAAAAGAACATCGAGGGTCAGGCCTGACAAATGAAAGAACATCGAGGGTCAGGCCTGACAAATGGGTAAAAGTCCTTAAAATCACACATACTCAGAAAACCTTGAATTCATTTCTTGTGGTTCAGGTGCGTATTCCGGAGAAACTGACTAAGGGTAGCCCACCGAGGCGTCAATACGCTGATACTTGAATACGTGCATTTGGCGGAGCAACCTGAAGATTTGAGAGAACCGGCTTCATGCACTTTCTGGCGACAGGAAAGGGCAATATGCCATCTCAATTCATGCTCAATGGCGCATCTGCTTTCGTTTCGAAGACGGTAACGCGTACGACGTTGAAATCTGCGAAATCACAATTTCCTTTTTGCCTTCCCTTGAAGCAATTCCAATTTTACCTTGCAGGACCGTCGAACCTAATTTAGACTGAATTCAGTATTTATCTTTGGGAGGTCTGACCATGAAACTCAGCGAATCGGTGAAACCTATTACTTATTTTAAGGCCCATGCATCTGAGGT
Protein-coding sequences here:
- a CDS encoding helix-turn-helix transcriptional regulator, producing the protein MTQVRAFSKYTMEAVKLLGKQIQLSRKQRRWSEAELAERAGIARATLQRIEKGDMACKIGLVFEVATLVGIKLFDADSETLRGRIHETDERIALLPKHIHPRRKPVDDEF
- a CDS encoding type II toxin-antitoxin system HipA family toxin; the protein is MSSKPEKHIEAYVWIWLPGEVDPVVAGKLTAEGDTLVFNYGKSYLERGNAISIYDRELPLRSGVLPLPKGLTIPGCIRDSAPDAWGRRVLLNRLLGRKGGNADVSQLDELTYLLESGSDRIGALDFQLSPVEYVPRSPVNAPLEELLRSAERVEKGVPLNPDIDEALHHGSSIGGARPKALIEHQYKKYIAKFSSTTDLYSVVKAEFIAMRLAKLSGLNVAEVVLTSALGKDILLIERFDRIWCDKGWQRRVMLSALTLLSLDEMMARYASYQDLAEIIRHKFSEPQPTLKELFSRIVFNILVGNTDDHARNHAAFWDGEILSITPAYDVCPQGRSGNEATQAMLIRGDNRMSRISSCFEAAHQFFLSPSEARAIVSHQLTMIGDCWDEVCSQAELSETDRRLLWGRQFLNPFAFSDLTGDNAALRSLADEIFKKNTL